The Danio aesculapii chromosome 22, fDanAes4.1, whole genome shotgun sequence genomic sequence caaataagactttctccagaagaaaaaaattatttttaaatatttaaatatttggaaaatatttaaaagaaaaaaaattcaaagggggggctaataattctgacttcaactgtatataaaattgcacatcatgattttgccaagtacgatgcaatCCTGGGTTAACATCTACGTTAATCCTGGAACATAATGTTTGTTAGAAAATGTAATcaatacctattccctacccctaaacctaaccataaatGTAGGTTATTTTCAAAATTAGAGGGGAATAATAATTGGCTAACAATCATGTAtgcagaagtgcataaacctaaccgtaaaccTAAACGTAAACGATAAACGTATCGCTTAATTCTGATTTCCTGATTGAAATATTGTTCCAGgctcaacatagatgttaatccaagtCTTACAAgttgaaatcaggttggtgtgTAATATTATAGTTGAACATAAATATATGTTGTCTTTTATGGTCAATAAATCTGATCCACATAATTTGTTCTTTCAGTTTATTGAAGCTGTTTTGTTGAAGCATCTCAGCGGAAGCAGATCTTGTCAGAGCGAGTGCATCTTCACTCTTCTGCAGTCAAAAACAGATGCGGAGTCAGAGAACACACATGAGAATCAGAGAAGTTGAAAGTGCTTCTGATGTAAATCATTTCATTTGTGCATTTAAAACATGGTGCCTTGTATAAATTGTTTGAATTTGAGTAGAAAAAAAGATATTATATAAATGCCAAAGCTGAATTGTTTAATTCAAAgttttggtaacattttaagtttaagtaaaaattctcactattaactacagGCTTATTATATGTATAGCTTATTAAACAATTAGTTTAAATACAGGAGTTTCTCAAGGAAGCATTTCATCACCCTTACGTTTTTCTCTTTACACGAATGAACTTAAGATCCAGGATTTAGgttttaagttaattaattttgCAGATGATATGGCACTTTATGCTGGTTGACTAAAAGAGGAACAGAGGGAGATACCTTATACTATAGTTATATACATTTGCTTCAAAACTGGTGTAAAATGAGTTCACAGGATATAATTGTTAATAAAACCAAAGAGATGGTTTTATTAAAAGAGAATTAGCAGAAATAAATTATAGGGTTGGTCCTTCAAGGACATGAAATAGAGGCAGTtagatgttttaaatatttaagaacatttattgatattaaaaaattgacattttctgGAAATGTAGagtgtatttataaaaaaaaaaacaatgcagaaaTTATATCTTATTAGGAGATTACCACAATTTGGTGTGAgttaagatattctgaagatgaatttgGTTGAAGGAGCTGTGAGTTTTAACATGATTGCATGGTATGGACTGTTGTCAgttaaagaaaagcaaaaactgtATCGAGTAGTAAAAATTGGAAATACAATTGTAGTTAAAGCATAAACAcaactaaattaaatgtatttaatgagaATTAAACAAAAAGCACATCATTACTGAATCATTATTGAATCTTTTTCCATCAAAATGACATTTTAGGCAACCTAaagtaaagaaaaatgtttttCCAAATGTCCTCTGTGCCGACtgccattagaattttaaatactggATTTTAAGAATGAATGGGGTTTAACTtagattttaatgtgatttatgtgatgatgttgaatgtatttgtgttgcctgttttcTGTGATAGGTGTAATGTGCTGATGTAgttgtgtggtgaagccaaagataaatttacaattgtggacaataaagaaagtaaaatattatgaagatattggctgtttacaCGTATTTATAAAGTATGTTCTTAATCTACATTGccaatcctacccaatacctaaacccaactaccttattattattaagacGCATATTAGCAGTTTATTGAACTAATAATCATAGTTGATCATTTCATGTTGGTTTGTTTATAGCGTGACTTGTACATTAAAGTGAAGTATGACCAATTTTTAAAATTGAATTCAAATACATTAAACTAAACTCAATTTACGTATAATCAGTTTCTTTTGAAAATAAATCTATACCCGTTTATATGctttcaattcacttttatttagattttatttatggATTCAGTTTCATTTATTCTATTACTACTTCTATATGTACAAaatcatttatttctttgtttaaagcCTCTAAAACACCCTTCATTCGTTTGAAGTGACTCTGATGTTGCGGTTTATTAACAGACACCCTGCAGTGCTGTTATTTCCATCTGAGGTTTGAATGACTGTGAGAACTGCGAGACATAAACGTATGAACGGTTTGGAAAACCACTGCACTGGGTTTATGGTCAAACCTTCACTCTAGACAAAGGTGAACATATTTTGCTTTTGCTTTAGTGCTTCAGTTGAGTTTAACCACATGGTCTTGGTGTTTCTTTTTCCTTTATGTCAATAAGTCAagatttttattagttaatgatagttaatgcattaactgacatcaacaaagaatgaatgataattgtgcaacatttattaatcacagttcaaaAGTGCTCGTTGACGTAAGATATTATGCAGCTGTCTTGAATACTTGCTTATGATTGGTCAGTTacaacattccaaggtatatTATATATTCTGAAATAACAACTGCTGAAACTAACAACACAGTACTTAAAATAATCTTGACCTTAAGTGAATAATGTGCACATCCATATTTATAGGGTTGTCATACtgcttttttttatgtttggcaCCATTTTGTGAATAAATAATTCACAGGTTAGTGTATGATCCATTCAGCCTTTTTCAGTTCTGTCAgcaatgcatttaattaaagaattaattaactattatggctcataacaatgttttgtgtctaatttttatgttttgtggcaagtagccttGTAAAAAGTGGTATGAAATACATCCAGGTAATTATTTTCACAGAATAAAAGCCTTCATTCTTATACAACAGCAGCCAAAGAGCCTATCCACCTAATGAGTAACGATGAGTAACTTTTATCCACCTGGacgtactttatcccttacttttTGCACTGCAAGTTAACAAAGACTAAATATGAATGGTGTTGCCTTACATTAacaaatatactgtaataatactgtaaaacatactgtaataaatagATTATTCATTATTGGTTCATATTTGTAAatcatcataagacattaatgaaataatcattaaatcttaataaaggctAAGTTTTCAAATAAGAAATGTACTTGATCCAGTTAATGTTTATAGCTATCACATATTTTATGCTCTATGCAATTATTGACTCAATTAACAACTTCACCTcaacatgaattaaaataaaacatatcagTGCAGTTAGGTTTGAGTAGTCAAAATTTTCTTAACTGTATCTTTCTTGCAGTCAATAGTGATGGAAATGTTTGAGCCATAAAGAGCCAGTAATGAAACCTACTTTCTGatcaatttaaaaaagagagacgCATGTAATTTTACTTCAACACTAATTTTACACTGTCAAACAATAAATTCTTCCAATAACACACAATTTAAACTGATTGATATTGTGAGAACGTTCTATATAGCTATACATCAATGCTGTTCACTTACAGTAccaaatatttttcaaaagttCGAAGCCCAAAATGTCTGTcagcaaactaaaaaaaaaaaagatgaggaaaacaattaaaatgtcagtgcatttaaactaaaattacctcaaattaatcaaaacaatgcttttaataaataaatcacattcaaaccaagaataatatatataaacataaatataacaataaataaataaattacttccaATCCACAAAACCTTATTTATTATAAGTGCTCTACAAttgttaaacaaaattttaagCTCTTTAATTATAGTAATGTTGACAATTCATATTTgttcatttagatttatttagatgcttttatccaaaagcGTCTTAAAAATGAGGATAAAAAACGCAGTATAATCAACTTAATACTGTAACGTACATGTAAACACACTCGAAATATGTTGTCTTTATGAAAAGATTTCTGGTGCATATGGAGTGGAAAAGAGGGTTTTAGTTAATTGTGAATGATTTTATCAtcagttttttcatttttttcaattgcCATATGAACAGGCTTTTGTATTTATagatagaaattaaataaattgtgatTTCAAATCATTTACCTGATTTGTTTGGGTCTTGAGGCTGATATGTAACTTGAGTTCGCAGTATATCAGCAGCATGAATGTGTTTTTCCAGCCTCTCTGTTTTTCCAGCAGCAAAAACTAAAGATGAAACTGTAAATTCATATGAGAATTATTAATATGCAACAAAATCAATGACATATTTAATGACAAAATGTTGCCTTTTGTAAAAGAGTATCATATATACTTTTACTTGGAGATTTCTATGCTGACTCCTAAtatcctaattaaatatttaagtacaaTAACTCACCAATCAGCACAATGAGCAGACAGCCACACATCAGCGCAGATATGAAGCCAATAATCTGCCATTGTATTGGATTCTGTTCCATAAACACCTCTGCTGTATGATTGAGACACTCATTTAATTCAGTTAGTTGACCTGGTTCTGTGAATAAAGTGTTTAAAAAGTGAAATTAGTACCAATTTTAACAGTAAACATTAGCTTTTCATCACTGAAGTTGTAAATTGACTCACCGGTTTTGATGTATATTGTGGTGCTGCTGCTGAATTGTGGAGGTGTGCGTGTGCTCATACAGTAATAAATTCCAAATTCATCAGCAGTGAGGTAATTAATAACCAGACGATGTTTAAACTGCACTGAATATttgattttgaatgttttatttaagtATAAAGACGATGCTGTTGTTGAGAATGATCGCAAAATCACTGTTGGTGGATCTGGAGTTTTCAGTAAGATCCAATAAACATCATTTTCATCAAGATCACAGTTTATGGTAACATTTGATCCCAGAGCAGTTAGTAGATCTGCCACTCCAGCTTGACAACAGATCAATACATCTATTTAAAAAAGGAGTAGCAAAATGAGCATCATAATTAAGATTAGAGATAAGAGTATAGTTTAAACTTTCCCACAGATTCCATAAGCAAAACTcaattttattgttttcataCATGTTTAATGATAATTTCCATAATAAATTAGAATTTTGACACAAAACGTttgaaaatattgtttataataatacattttatttaaatgcttcATAATTACATACATTTAGTGTTTGTTTAAAATGAGACAAATCTGTAGTTACTTTAATCTCCAGTTTATTTAAGAGTTTAGACAGTTCTTCTAAGAAGAAGATAACCAGTTGCAATTTTCAGCTTTGCAGACTGGAAACATTGTAAAACAGTGTCACCCGCTACTACATATATTTTGTAGAGCTggtcaaataaacaatattatattgaatgaATCACGATAAAACAATGATGTAAATAGCaaaagctctggacttttttactctactttttggccaccgaaaatttatccATCAAAAACATGTTATCTTCTAATcattgtggcttcagtcattgttgggctGCTCTTtgaaatctggaagcattaacaacttatatcaaaatatttatttttgttattcaatattaaataataatcaagATGGCATTtttgccaaatcgcccagccataCTATTTTGTGACATTAGATATTTTCTTCTGTGTACCTATATGTAATTTTTACATTCATCCATGTTGTTGTGAATGGTGCTGTGTGCTGTCAAAAGCCCTCATGAAAATGAATTCACTgtcaaaatatttttcaaaatgcaataaatgtaatatattaataattttactttgGACGTTTACATTTTATGGACAGATTATGTTTATATCTTTtcatttttgtcattacattttaagAAGTAATATAGTCATGATACACTGTCACGTTAGTtttagatttaaataaatgtaaactaaaataaatatatcgtACAAAATCACGTACACCATGTGGATTAACACAAACTAAAAACGTCAAACTTTGTACTTCTACCAAATGAAAAGTCATAAGCTACTAGTAAAACAATTAATGACAAATGTGCGAGATTAATAGTCAAATGTTACAATATATTGATAGTAATTAAACTTACAGAGCTGAAGCTGAAAACTCCTCATGTCGCGTAGAGATTAAAAAGCTACACGAAATCAGTTCCCGCCACACAGCAGTTCAGATTAGCTTGACTAAAGCACTaaagcaaaataatatttatgaatCTCAGACTCACACTCACTATGAACACTAAAAACGTCAACTCCGAGTTTGATCCTGATGTGTGATGAACTCTGTGACTGTCCATATAAAATCTATTATTTACTGAATTACTCGGTCATTCCGCCCCCATCTCGTGGTGATGCAAATTTACAGCATTATGGGAACATTGTTCAGTTTCTAGCGGGCGCAATGCCTCAAAGAgatccagctgcagaaccgcagaaccacacacgtttcaggcacacacaatctagcacacacgatttaggcaaaccatatatggtaactaactccttagcattatcgccaccaggggcatcgctagacccaattcactggggcacatgccccagtaaaaatttccagtgccccagtaaataaattgagatatgatttacttcatatgcaagtgtatttattaagagtggtaattccgaaataaagacgttattctctaagtgcaactgaaccaacgctggtgaaagcaatgtgtttaatcaaaaagcaaactgatgcatctctgcgtgtgcgcaaagaacaggcgcgcctcttgcaggcgctgctctgagagtcccggtagtaaacatgcgtgCCAAGaaagacggctacctgcttgttacacGCCGCTCATtcgttgtaaaaccagcataacagcttttttttgttttgcaagtggacaaaactaaagtttaaacaatacgatggtgatcttactaagcatgcctcctgatagatttttttgtttgaagcaaaaaggagggatgacgattcagggaggtaagacttaacaaacctaattatctgccatgtgtcaagtctacaacagataatcctatgacacatctttttttttttttttttgtattttattgaattgtcaatagaatttaattaaaatgaaattaatatttatgcaaaagtaatttcttaaatggtCTTAGCATCACttcagttgtcttaacattgttttccagttacataataatatgtatataagaataataatatgtatataaaaataatgtataataataagaatacttttatttataatgtataattatttaaaagattatgacttgagaatatgattttacctcagcgctgcacttttctccttcgccctcacgctgagttcaggtgacggagtgttgtgaagtagttaaagtttcctcagtttaatttacagtgtcaaactggcacaggaatatcagtatattgatataggctttgctaaacgGCTggttaaatgtctttttttacagaagctaacagacgcgcatgctgggaccacggtgatgagtcaacactcgcatatattttgacttatttaaagtaggctataggctatataataattttgtgtaaagacatttataaaaacatgtagctaatatatcacaggggtttgtgtagcagcaattacgggagcattaattaaatcctttttaccgtggagcgaaacaaacactgcacagttgtgtagcgatggagacacacaaaaatatatattaattatatatattttcgtcggaagaaaaatattctttgaatgaattttgttttgtataatttgtatcttagtttttgtcggtcagttatttacaaaatagacaagaataactaataaactttgaggtgaagcgatgtgcctcagggtccgctatatgccgcggccaaaacacaaaccggTTAAATAcaattgcaataaaaataaaataaaagtgaaatattcagtttcgaatattgaatcttagttaactgtatgatcaaaattaaaagagcagcctataatatcactctttatgacaaacatccattgatcggacagttttgctttagtttaatcaaaagtttaatttagttttgaactttttgatattttagtcaaagtggtctgcataaccaatgattgaacttatccacctgcgacccacccgtaattaaacatcatgtaggcgagctggctttttgattacctgaaccgtgtattaacagCTGCATCAGCATAACCGagatctgcgtattaatagcagcaccagcagatttaagagagtttgtttcataacagcgttttatgcttcttaaatatccaatattaagagagtgactccataaggtacataacctgcgcacacttgattattactttaatgtgtaaaggatgcatctcacagcgcaaagcataacttatcctttaaatgtccatgcttaatatgtcattgatgaggtctatctattgaaagggttacCTAAAATGGagtatatataggctatatatgggctacatagcagggacgttaaggttgttggtaaccctttcagtagataggccctgaggcacatcgcttcacctcaaagtttattagttattattgtttattttgtagattactgacgacaaaaactaagatacaaattgtacaaaacgaaatgcgttaattgtaaaaaaaatatatgaattgtatatttttgtgcgtctccatccgctacacagctgtgcagtgtttgtttcgctccacgggaaaaaaggataatgctccactgtagttgctgctacacaaacccctgtgatatattgtctacattttttataaacttctttacacacaattattatatgctatagcctactttaaataagtcaaaatatatgcgattgttgactcatcactgGCAGCTTGCgcgtctgtaaaaaaagacatttgaccaggcttttagcaaagcctatattaatatactgatattcctgagcaattttatatatatatatatatatatatatatatatatatatatatatatatttttttttttttttttttttttttttgattggagGGGAGGGGGGGATGGGGGAagggggcacgtgccccagtagagctttatgtctagcaacgcccctgatcgccacctattgaatttcacaaatatgatttctcatttcagtcattattatatcgtaacgatcattttaacatctctgcagtttctgaactcaaattatgtaaataaaaataattggttaaagacacttgactttattcatgtgtccacatacacaaagaaaacataatagaccgtctaattgtaggattaagtgtaataaactaattttaggatcttaatattatcatacttggttaaaataattttgttgtaaaatataaaaagcaaaaaattatgtcacattaaaatgaattaccatagttaatcatttaaacaatatataatatagttataaactgattatctcaactgattataaactactatattttactaaactgtcacagctgttttATATAGATATGtacttattactttttaattattattaattattaatagttaatttgtttctattgctaaattttggtttaaaaacaatatattgcttactataaattactgcagtatttaatgtgggaaataatgaaaaagttattagaaaattaggcaaatacacactattaaatcgcttgagtaaaatattaatatagtgttatacatttattacatgtaaaaagatttttattacatataaaatgtatcattGCCTGTATTAACTTGCTatcatttccttcattataaatgaacccattatataaatgaaacctgtctaatttagatctttcagcaaggccagcaaacgagtctgctatattgactctgacagacaataatgactgatcatctatgatgactgatagaaaactgtctattataattaaactaatattataattgaatggcgatcggaaacaacgttccccccattcgcccgtctcgatcgtaatatttgtaaaataaagtaaacactattgtttattgtgtacaatatttattaatcatatatatcaaaatatatcgatgaaAGACATTCATGAGGATCAGACTATGAATATCACAAAGCTTCTAATCTGTGAGTTTCTTATAAACATTTGATTATATgggttttgttttaatttcatacctcaataaatgtgttttatttctctCACAGGTCTGTTCATGTGGTTTAAAGCCACAGAGAGTTTAACAAATATAGCAGTAACATTAGGAGATGATGTGATTTTAACCTGTTATCTTGATATAAAGGAGATTTTCTGGTACAGACAGAAATCTCTAGATCCTCCAGTGTTGATCTTACGCACTTTTGCCAGCACATATGAAGGAGGACGATATGAAAATAGCACCATAAAACACAAATACTCAGTGAAAACTAACAGCCATCTGTTCATCAGAAATATCAGCACTGATGAATTAGCAATTTATTATTGTATCAAAACTTGTGAACCACAAAAATTTTGCAATGGCACCAGAAtctacttaaagagcccatattatacatgaaatagggtcatatttaggttgtaagggtctccaacaacagtctaatatgcatgcaaggtcataaaacactttgatggtcttataatctgcatttatttttacctaattatcccaacgactcccatatgaatcgttcagcgattcatttgttcccaaccccctcctcagcgcgaagctaatctgcgctgattggaccgatgacagcctgctgcgattggtcgacagtgacaggcttcagcacgagacagagtgaaatgcccagctggtaatcaactatataaaagtagtcacagtgcacacgcgcttcatagtgtaaggcttttttcacacacacacacaaccctcctcagaagaactggggagatcgatgcgagtctctctctctccctctctctgtctcacacacacacacaacgctcctcagaagaactagggaaagcgacgcgagtctctctctctctctctctctctctctctctctctctctctctcacacacacacacacaacgctcctcagaaaaactagggaaagcgacgcgagtctctctctctctctcacacacacacacaacgctcctcagaagaactagggaaagcgacgcgagtctctctctctctctctctctctctctctctctctctctctctctctctctctctctctctctctctctctcacacacacacacacacacacacacacacacacacacacacacacacacacaacgctcctcagaaaaactagggaaagcgacgcgagtctctctctctctctctcacacacacacacaacgctcctcagaagaactagggaaagcgacgcgagtctctctctctctctctctctctctcacacacacacaacgctcctcagaagaactagggaacgtgacacgagtctcctgtctcctagcttacgatcgatcgccatagcaacgacaaacggcagtggaacgcgagctcacaaaagcctttaacgttaaatccgtaaacaaagcggcacgcgtcgcgtttttaacgtggcttacatgtgataagagaatataaagagtaaccgcgtgtactgtaccaggttaacaactcatctttgggtagagactgtcaatattatccatctgagcacagcgtgacttcatttgaccggcggcgtctgtgtgtgtgtgtgtctagtgttttttctgtgttagtgggcggggccgcaggtttcaaatctccctggtttgcgcgcgtaa encodes the following:
- the si:dkey-103k4.2 gene encoding uncharacterized protein si:dkey-103k4.2, whose amino-acid sequence is MSTRTPPQFSSSTTIYIKTEPGQLTELNECLNHTAEVFMEQNPIQWQIIGFISALMCGCLLIVLIVSSLVFAAGKTERLEKHIHAADILRTQVTYQPQDPNKSGK